The following are from one region of the Vitis riparia cultivar Riparia Gloire de Montpellier isolate 1030 chromosome 9, EGFV_Vit.rip_1.0, whole genome shotgun sequence genome:
- the LOC117922744 gene encoding 60S ribosomal protein L37-3-like gives MGKGTGSFGKRRNKTHTLCVRCGRRSFHLQKSRCAACGFPAARIRKYNWSVKAIRRKTTGTGRMRYLRHVACRFKSNFREGTQAAPRKKGAAASA, from the exons ATG GGAAAAGGAACAGGAAGCTTCGGTAAGAGAAGGAACAAGACTCACACCCTCTGCGTCCGGTGCGGTCGTCGCAGCTTCCATCTGCAGAAGAGCCGATGCGCCGCCTGCGGTTTTCCCGCAGCCCGTATCAGAAA ATATAACTGGAGTGTGAAGGCGATCCGGAGGAAGACAACTGGAACTGGTAGGATGAGGTACCTTCGCCATGTTGCTTGTAGGTTCAAGAGCAACTTCAGAGAAG GTACTCAAGCAGCTCCAAGGAAGAAGGGAGCAGCTGCCTCAGCTTAA
- the LOC117922737 gene encoding LOW QUALITY PROTEIN: ATP-dependent DNA helicase DDX11-like (The sequence of the model RefSeq protein was modified relative to this genomic sequence to represent the inferred CDS: inserted 3 bases in 3 codons) has product MEESEPPKFPAFPYEPYSIQIDFMKALYRSLNTGGVSMLESPTGTGKTLSIICSALQWLVDRKQQLKSEANQTQTPGGGTGSDDEPDWMKNFVANKDPAVEDKMKKKLRFGKEKPDKGRNQGSCRNLLSPNLIEEGIHEKKDSENLGEINGVKLNDEEFLVEDYESEEEEGVGVGKSKRKAGGVSINSSSDEEEEDDNEEDGEGLKIYFCSRTHSQLSQFVKELRKTIFGNEMKVVCLGSRKISCINEEVLKLGNSTRINERCLELQQNKKKEVSKLKNLGSEGRIRRTKASSGCPMLRNHKLQKQFRSEISQQGALDIEDLVHLGRRMGTCPYYGSRSIIPAADLVVLPYQSLLSKSSRESLGLNLKNNIVIIDEAHNLADSLISMYDAKITSLQLEHVHSHIKQYLQRFRNFLGPGNRRYIQTLLVVARLFFKXLLNGKDTSLVDPGHDAEKAFGAKSASDSSMAINDFLFSLNIDNINLVKLLHYVKESNIIHKVSGYGDKVANLQKGSALNDGGESNEEGSTLSGFRAFVDMLQSLTNNDGDGKIIISRAKQACSGQQGGYLKYVMLTGEKIFSEIVDQAHAVILAGGTXQPIEETRERLXPRLTSDQFHFFSCSHIIPPESILPVALSHGPSGQSFDFSYSSRSSSIMIEELGLLLCNLVTVVPEGIVVFFSSFDYEGQVYDAWKASGILERIKKKKCVFREPRKNTDVEFVLKEYKEAIDKSSDRNQKEDPVPQNGAILLAVVGGKISEGINFSDGMGRCIVMVGLPYPSPSDIELLERVKYIEGLGVSISSRSTKFSVGNEYYSGDVQVGFDILRSCKHRGKEYYENLCMKAVNQSIGRAIRHINDYAAILLVDARYASDPLKRSFSHPINKLPQWIKDRIVPVTGKYGEAQRLLHQFFKFNKKRGCR; this is encoded by the exons ATGGAAGAAAGTGAACCCCCCAAATTTCCGGCGTTTCCATATGAGCCCTATTCGATTCAGATTGATTTCATGAAAGCCCTTTATCGCTCTCTCAATACGGGTGGTGTTTCTATGCTCGAAAGCCCCACTG GGACTGGCAAAACTCTGAGTATAATTTGCAGTGCTCTGCAATGGCTTGTTGACAGGAAGCAACAACTCAAATCTGAAGCCAATCAGACTCAAACACCTGGAGGTGGAACTGGTTCAGATGATGAACCCGACTGGATGAAAAATTTTGTCGCAAACAAAGATCCTGCAGTGGAGGAcaagatgaagaagaagctaaggTTTGGAAAGGAGAAACCAGATAAGGGAAGAAATCAAGGAAGTTGCAGAAACCTGTTATCACCTAATCTTATAGAGGAAGGTATTCATGAGAAGAAAGATAGTGAGAATCTGGGGGAAATTAATGGGGTGAAATTGAATGATGAAGAGTTCTTGGTGGAAGACTATGAAAGCGAAGAGGAAGAGGGTGTTGGTGTAGGGAAATCAAAGAGGAAGGCTGGTGGGGTTTCTATAAATTCATCAAGtgatgaggaagaggaagatgaCAACGAGGAGGATGGAGAGGGATTGAAGATTTATTTCTGTAGTCGGACCCACTCACAACTGTCGCAGTTTGTGAAGGAGTTAAGAAAGACTATTTTTGGTAATGAGATGAAGGTTGTATGTTTGGGCTCTAGGAAAATTTCCTGCATCAATGAAG AGGTTTTGAAGCTGGGAAACTCTACTCGTATCAACGAACGGTGTTTGGAGCTTCAacagaacaagaaaaaagaagtttCCAAACTTAAG AACTTGGGTTCAGAAGGAAGAATACGTAGGACCAAGGCTTCTTCTGGATGCCCAATGCTTAGAAATCACAAATTACAAAAGCAATTTAGGAGTGAGATTTCACAACAAGGAGCTTTGGATATTGAAGACCTTGTGCACCTTGGAAGAAGGATGGGAACTTGTCCATATTATGGCTCCCGAAGCATCATCCCAGCAGCTGATCTTGTGGTTCTTCCATATCAGTCTCTTCTATCAAAATCATCCCGCGAATCACTTGGTCTGAATTTGAAGAATAACATTGTTATAATAGACGAAGCTCACAATCTAGCCGATTCTCTCATTAGCATGTATGATGCAAAAATCACTTCGTTACAG TTGGAGCATGTGCATTCTCATATAAAGCAGTATCTGCAAAGATTTCGCAATTTTTTAGGACCTGGCAATCGAAGATATATCCAAACATTATTAGTCGTTGCCAGgcttttcttca ttcttcttaATGGTAAGGATACAAGTTTGGTTGACCCTGGCCATGATGCTGAAAAAGCTTTTGGAGCGAAAAGTGCCTCTGATTCTTCTATGGCcattaatgattttttgttCTCTCTCAATATTGATAACATCAACTTGGTCAAATTGCTACATTATGTAAAGGAAAGCAATATCATCCACAAG GTAAGTGGTTATGGAGATAAAGTGGCTAACTTGCAAAAAGGTTCAGCCCTTAATGATGGTGGAGAAAGTAATGAGGAGGGAAGTACTTTGTCTGGATTTCGGGCATTTGTTGATATGTTGCAGTCACTAACAAATAATGATGGTGATGGAAAGATAATAATCTCAAGGGCAAAACAAGCATGTTCTGGACAACAAGGAGGATATCTAAAATATGTTATGCTCACAGGGGAGAAGATTTTTTCTGAG ATTGTGGATCAAGCACATGCTGTCATACTGGCAGGAGGAA TGCAACCAATTGAGGAGACAAGGGAGCGAC TTCCACGGTTAACATCTGATCAGTTCCATTTCTTTTCGTGCAGTCACATTATCCCTCCTGAGAGTATTTTGCCTGTTGCTCTTTCTCATGGCCCCTCTGGCCAGTCATTTGATTTTAGTTACAGCTCCAGAAGCTCATCAatcatg ATAGAGGAGCTAGGACTCTTGCTTTGCAATTTGGTGACAGTGGTTCCTGAAGGAATTGTTGTGTTCTTCTCTTCATTTGATTATGAAGGACAGGTCTATGATGCATGGAAGGCTTCAGGCATCCTTGAGAGGATTAAGAAGAAGAAGTGTGTATTTAGAGAGCCTAGAAAAAACACAGATGTGGAATTTGTTCTTAAGGAATACAAGGAAGCAATTGATAAATCATCTGACAGGAATCAGAAAGAAGATCCAGTGCCTCAGAATGGTGCTATACTCCTAGCTGTAGTCGGTGGGAAGATATCAGAAGGTATCAACTTCAGCGATGGAATGGGTCGATGCATTGTCATGGTTGGACTGCCCTACCCTAGTCCATCTGACATTGAGTTGTTGGAGAGGGTGAAGTATATTGAAGGCCTGGGAGTCTCAATCTCCAGCCGATCAACAAAGTTTTCAGTTGGTAATGAATATTACAGTGGAGATGTCCAAGTTGGGTTCGACATCCTACGAAGTTGCAAGCATAGAGGAAAAGAATATTATGAAAATCTTTGCATGAAAGCTGTAAATCAATCAATTG GTAGAGCAATTCGGCACATCAATGACTACGCTGCAATTTTGTTGGTTGACGCACGATATGCATCCGATCCTTTAAAAAGAAGCTTCTCTCACCCAATTAACAAGCTTCCACAGTGGATAAAAGATCGTATTGTACCTGTAACTGGTAAATATGGAGAAGCACAGAGGCTGCTGCACCAGTTCTTCAAATTCAACAAGAAGAGAGGGTGTCGGTAA
- the LOC117922741 gene encoding putative Peroxidase 48, with protein MIIQMFGVFETHTLRKLSFLVFLLCILISLKNHNAETKNSLQTARLPPPDSSSIFSRRLSLSANFGDSRSLEYDFYRNSCQPAEQIIRTMIRRLYEVRPNVAPALLRLVFHDCFIEGCDASLLLDAVNGVRSEKDSPPNETLKGFDIIDSIKAELEAACPGIVSCADILVLAAREVVVLAGGPFYPLDTGRRDSSRAFADAATYGIPSPDEELRTTLASFASRGFNEKETVSLLGAHSIGVVHCKFFLDRLYNFHGTNRPDPSLDSGFLELMRSRCNNSHRTAPPESPISFNIQPPFSFDGLPLPSFNSSLPSSPEEPGMVMDYDGLRSNFGTLYYRSLLQGRGILYADQQLMAKEGTESWVRAYASENTLFRRDFAITMMKLSNLQVLTAPLGLVRLNCSKVG; from the exons atgataatTCAAATGTTTGGAGTGTTTGAAACACACACATTGAGGAAACTCAGCTTTCTGGTGTTTCTACTCTGCATTTTGATCTCTCTCAAGAACCACAATGCGGAAACTAAGAACAGTTTGCAAACTGCTAGATTGCCTCCACCTGATTCCTCTTCGATTTTCTCTCGACGGTTGTCTCTTTCTGCCAACTTCGGTGATTCTAGATCGCTAGAATATGATTTCTACCGCAACTCATGCCAACCAGCAGAGCAAATCATTCGGACAATGATTCGGCGGTTGTACGAAGTCCGGCCCAATGTCGCTCCTGCACTCTTGCGACTTGTTTTCCATGATTGCTTTATTGAG GGATGTGATGCATCGCTATTGTTGGATGCGGTTAATGGAGTCCGTTCAGAGAAAGATTCTCCCCCTAATGAAACTCTAAAGGGCTTTGATATAATTGACTCCATCAAGGCAGAGCTGGAAGCAGCATGCCCTGGAATTGTTTCCTGTGCTGACATTCTTGTATTGGCTGCCAGAGAAGTTGTTGTTCTG GCTGGTGGCCCATTCTACCCTCTGGATACCGGCAGGAGAGATAGCAGTCGGGCTTTTGCAGATGCAGCAACATATGGGATCCCTTCGCCTGATGAAGAGCTACGAACAACTCTTGCATCTTTTGCATCAAGGGGATTCAATGAGAAGGAGACTGTCAGTCTCTTAG GTGCTCACAGTATTGGAGTGGTTCACTGCAAATTCTTCCTAGACCGTCTTTACAACTTCCATGGGACCAACAGGCCTGACCCATCTTTAGATTCTGGtttccttgagctcatgagatcAAGATGCAATAACAGCCATAGAACAGCACCACCAGAATCACCAATTTCCTTCAATATTCAACCGCCATTTTCCTTTGATGGCTTACCATTACCTTCCTTTAATAGCTCACTACCTTCCTCCCCTGAGGAGCCAGGCATGGTAATGGACTATGATGGACTGAGATCAAATTTTGGGACACTATATTACCGCAGTCTTTTGCAAGGAAGAGGAATCCTCTATGCTGATCAACAGCTAATGGCTAAAGAGGGAACTGAAAGCTGGGTAAGAGCATATGCTTCAGAAAACACCTTGTTCCGCCGGGACTTTGCCATAACAATGATGAAGCTCTCAAACCTCCAAGTATTGACTGCACCATTGGGTCTTGTTCGGCTCAATTGTTCGAAGGTGGGCTGA
- the LOC117922653 gene encoding kinesin-like protein KIN-13B, whose product MNALGRQAQRSGASTMHQRQYSDNFIDASSNGRWLQSAGLQHLQSSNASVPSLQDYGHYGGGGGGGGGGGGGQGSRVYRSMQREFGGGNEFYSEPSTPPLNSRSMGQRKTGEDQVSPSEFSPGLLDLHSLDTELLPEIPVHSLYDSTSMYHSVRGRSFDDSEPYIPANKQAGRARGLPENNLLKSFAADKEKASSVAKIKVVVRKRPLNKKELAKNEEDIITIDSNSLTVHETKLKVDLTEYVEKHEFFFDAVLNEEVSNDEVYRETVEPIVPIIFQRTKATCFAYGQTGSGKTFTMKPLPLKASRDILRLMHHTYRNQGFQLFVSFFEIYGGKLFDLLNDRKKLCMREDGKQQVCIVGLQEYRVSDVETIKELIEKGSATRSTGTTGANEESSRSHAILQLAIKRSVDGNESKPPRVVGKLSFIDLAGSERGADTTDNDKQTRMEGAEINKSLLALKECIRALDNDQGHIPFRGSKLTEVLRDSFVGDSRTVMISCISPNAGSCEHTLNTLRYADRVKSLSKGGNSKKDILSSTLNLKESTNMPLSSVLPVVTTYEDDMTDTWPDQNERDEFDVSEESYEQEKPSWKNGRLEPYHLSHSEDKFRKANGQTKWKEQPKFDTKISHSDDDLNALLQEEEDLVNAHRKQVEDTMNIVREEMNLLVEADQPGNQLDDYVSRLNSILSQKAAGIMQLQAHLAHFQKRLKEHNVLVSSYGQ is encoded by the exons GACTATGGGCActatggtggtggtggtggtggtggaggaggaggaggaggggggCAGGGGTCGAGAGTGTATAGGAGTATGCAGAGGGAGTTTGGTGGAGGGAATGAGTTTTACTCAGAGCCATCTACGCCGCCTTTAAATTCGAGGTCGATGGGTCAGAGGAAGACCGGTGAGGACCAAGTTTCACCTAGTGAGTTCAGTCCTGGACTCCTAGATCTGCATTCTTTGGACACTGAGCTTCTTCCTGAG ATACCAGTTCATAGTCTTTATGATAGCACTTCCATGTATCATTCTGTACGGGGCAGAAGCTTTGATGACTCTGAGCCATACATCCCTGCCAACAAACAGGCTGGCAGAGCTCGTGGTTTGCCAGAGAACAACCTACTGAAAAGTTTTGCTGCTGATAAGGAGAAGGCCAGCTCTGTTGCGAAGATAAAAGTTGTG GTTCGCAAAAGACCATTAAATAAAAAGGAGTTAGCAAAGAATGAGGAGGACATTATAACTATTGATTCCAATTCTCTGACAGTTCATGAGACAAAACTTAAG GTTGATTTGACAGAATATGTGGAgaagcatgaatttttttttgatgcAGTGTTGAATGAGGAGGTTTCAAATGATGAG GTCTATCGTGAGACTGTGGAGCCCATTGttccaataatttttcaacGCACGAAAGCAACTTGCTTTGCATATGGGCAAACAG GGAGTGGAAAAACTTTTACTATGAAACCATTGCCACTTAAGGCATCTCGGGATATCTTGAGATTGATGCACCACACTTACCGGAACCAAGGTTTTCAGTTGTTTGTAAGCTTCTTTGAAATTTATGGAGGAAAGCTTTTTGATCTCCTCAATGATCGGAA AAAACTTTGCATGAGAGAAGATGGTAAACAGCAAGTTTGCATTGTGGGTTTGCAAGAGTATAGAGTATCTGATGTGGAAACAATTAAAGAGCTCATTGAGAAAGGAAGTGCAACAAGAAGTACTGGTACAACTGGTGCAAATGAGGAGTCGTCTCGTTCACATGCCATACTTCAGCTTGCTATCAAGAGATCTGTTGATGGCAATGAATCAAAGCCTCCTCGTGTTGTTGGCAAGCTCTCCTTTATAGATCTTGCTGGGAGTGAACGTGGTGCGGATACAACAGATAATGATAAGCAGACAAG AATGGAAGGTGCTGAGATTAATAAAAGTTTGCTTGCATTGAAGGAATGCATAAGAGCACTTGACAATGATCAGGGTCATATTCCTTTTAGAGGCAGTAAACTAACTGAAGTTCTAAGAGATTCATTTGTTGGTGACTCACGTACGGTAATGATTTCATGCATTTCACCCAATGCTGGATCGTGTGAGCATACTCTCAACACCTTAAGATATGCCGACAG GGTGAAGAGCCTCTCCAAAGGCGGCAACTCTAAGAAGGATATATTGTCTTCAACCTTAAACCTAAAGGAATCAACAAACATGCCCCTATCTTCAGTTTTACCTGTTGTAACCACCTATGAAGATGACATGACTGATACATGGCCTGACCAAAATGAAAGAGACGAGTTTGATGTGTCAGAAGAGTCCTATGAGCAAGAGAAACCATCATGGAAGAATGGGAGGCTAGAGCCATACCATCTTTCTCATTCTGAAGACAAATTTAGGAAGGCCAATGGCCAGACAAAATGGAAGGAACAGCCAAAATTTGATACTAAGATCTCCCATTCAGATGATGATTTGAATGCCCTCTTACAG GAAGAGGAAGATCTTGTAAATGCTCACCGGAAACAAGTGGAGGACACCATGAACATTGTTAGAGAG GAGATGAACCTGTTGGTTGAAGCAGATCAACCCGGGAATCAGCTGGATGACTATGTTTCTAGATTGAATTCAATTCTATCCCAGAAGGCTGCTGGAATAATGCAGCTTCAAGCTCATTTGGCTCATTTTCAGAAGCGTCTGAAGGAGCATAATGTTTTAGTGTCTTCATATGGTCAATAA